From the genome of Sesamum indicum cultivar Zhongzhi No. 13 unplaced genomic scaffold, S_indicum_v1.0 scaffold00508, whole genome shotgun sequence, one region includes:
- the LOC105180282 gene encoding olee1-like protein: MTRLTIVLAGALCLLSLAQVANSEKAKFIVRGDVYCDYCRATFVTQFSKRMPGAEVKLVCRDDFDKDNVTLRMTGIVTDDKGEYTIDVEDDHKSETCEVTLVKSSMHDCAEIVKDGLGRKSAADVVLTTTDYYNDKFRNSSSLTFSPKKRAPECIELKKEIEEDPIPLPDH, translated from the exons ATGACAAGACTCACAATCGTTTTAGCTGGAGCTCTCTGCCTCCTCTCTCTCGCTCAAGTCGCCAATTCCGAGAAGGCTAAATTCATCGTCAGGGGAGATGTGTACTGTGATTATTGTCGTGCCACTTTCGTCACTCAATTCAGCAAGCGTATGCCAG gAGCGGAAGTGAAGTTGGTATGCAGAGATGATTTTGACAAAGATAATGTTACATTACGCATGACTGGGATTGTAACCGACGACAAGGGAGAGTACACAATAGATGTGGAAGATGATCATAAAAGTGAAACCTGTGAGGTGACATTGGTGAAGAGTAGCATGCATGACTGTGCTGAGATTGTAAAAGACGGTTTGGGAAGAAAATCGGCAGCAGATGTTGTCCTCACCACCACAGATTACTACAATGATAAGTTCCGTAATTCTAGTTCACTGACATTCTCCCCCAAGAAAAGGGCACCTGAATGCATTGAACTCAAAAAGGAGATCGAAGAAGACCCCATCCCCTTGCCTGATCATTAA